CGTTCTACGGGCCGTTCAGCGACCGCTTTGGCCGCAAGCCGCCGCTGTATCTGGGACTGGGACTCTATGTGGTTGCGGCGATCGGATGCGCACTGGCGCGCAATGCCGAGACGCTGATGCTGTGGCGCTTCCTGCAGGCGCTGGGCGGCTGCGCCGGCATGGTGATGGCGCGCGCCGTGATCCGCGACCGGCTCGAGGCCCATGAATCGGCGCGCGCGTTTTCGTCGCTGATGCTGGTGATGGGGCTGGCGCCGATCCTCGCGCCGGTCATCGGCGGCGCGATCCTTACGGCGGCCGGCTGGCGCACGATCTTCTGGGTGCTGGCGGCGGCCGGCCTGGCCATCCTGTTGCTGGTGCACTGGCGCATGGAGGAGTCGCTGGACCGGCGCCAGGCGGCGCCGCTGCGGCTTGGCACCGTAGCCAGGAGCTACGGCGAGCTGCTGCGCGACCGTGAATTCGTCGGCTACTCGATGTCGGCCGGTTTCGGGTCGGCGGGGATGTTCGCGTATATCTCCGGTTCGCCGTTCGTGCTGATCGAGCTGCACGGCATTGCGCCGTCGCACTATGGTTTCGTGTTCGGCGCCAATGCGCTGGGCCTGATCGTCATGTCGCAGCTCAACAGCCGGCTGGTGCACGGTCGCACGCTCGACCAGGTCCTGGGACGGGCGCTGCTGGCGCCTTGCGCCGCGGGCGCGGTGCTGGCCGTGGCGGCGCTGGCCGGGCTGGCGACGCTGCCGGTGCTGCTGGCGGCATTCTTCGTCTTTATCGGTGCGCTGGGCTGCGTCACGCCCAATGCTTCGGCGCTGGCGCTGGCGCACCAGGGGCATCGCGCCGGCACGGCTTCGGCACTGATGGGTACGCTGCAGTTTTCGCTGGGCACGCTCGGCGGCGCGGCCGTGAGCGTGTGGCGCGACGGCACCGCGCTGCCGCTGGCCGTGGTGATGGCGCTATGCGGCGCTGGCGCGGTGCTGATGCGTTACTACGGCAGCTCCGGCGCTGGCCGGGCGGCTGCCTGACGAATCAGGCGGCCTGCTGCAAGGCGGCGGCCTGCTGTACGACCACCATGTGTGCCGGCATGGGCGCGGCATAGCCGGCCTGGCCGAAGCACTCGCGGATGATGCGGTTTGTGTCGAAGTACACCTGCCAGTAATGGTCGTTGTGGCAATGCGGGCGTACCGCCAGCACCGGCCCGACCAGCGTGAATTCCAGGATCTCCACGTCGACCGCGGGTTCCGGCAGCACGTTCGGGATCTGCGCGATGCGCGACTTGAGCAGCGCCGCCGCATCGGCCACGTCGGTGCTGCCCGCGAGCTGGGCCTTCAGTTCCACGCGCCGGTACGGATTGGCGGTGAAGTTCTGGATCGTATCGCTGAAGATCTTGTTATTGCCGATCACGGTCTGCACGTTGTCCGGCGTATCGAGCGACGTGGCGAACAGCCCGATCTCGCGCACCGTGCCGGTGACGCCGCCAATGGTAACGAAGTCACCCACCTTGAACGGCCGCAGCACCACCAGGAACGCGCCGGCCGCGAAATTCGACATCAGTCCCGACCATGCCATGCCAATGGCCACGCCGGCGGCGGCAATCAGCGCGGCGAAGGTGGTGGTCTGGATGCCGAAGTAGCCGAGGATGCCGATCACCAGCACCACATTCAGCGTGACCGTGACGATCGAACCCACATAGCGCAGCAGCGTCGGGTCGACCTTCTGCTTGCCGAGCGCGTTCTGCACCATCCGTACCACAAAATGGATCAGCCATCGGCCGATGACCCAGAACGCTAGCGCTGCCAGGATCTTGACCCCGAACTGCGTGGCATAGGCGACCACCAGGGTCTTGAGGTTGTCGAAAGTCGTGGCATCCATTGGCGTGTCCTCTCGGTTTGGGTGAGTGGTGCAGCCCTGCGCGCTGACGCGGCGCAATACGTGGGCACGGCAATTATTGGAATGCCGTGCCTCGAAGTGCAAGCAAATAATTGTCAAGACAAGCTGGCCGGCAGGCCAGCTTGCCCAGGCGCCGCCGGGCGGCGCAACCGCCTTACCAGTTGGTTTCGCGCTCCGGCGTGGCGGAGATGCGGTGCAGCGTCAGGTCCGCGCCGTTGAACTCGCCTTCGGCATCGAGCCGGATGCCGACCAGCTTCTTGAGCGCGCCGTATACCAGCGTGCCACCCGCCAGCGCCACCACGATCCCCAGCACCGTGCCGATCAGCTGCGCGCCGAGCGACACGCCGCCCAGCCCGCCCAGTGCCCTGGCCCCGAAAATGCCCGCGGCGATGCCGCCCCAGGCGCCGCACAGCCCGTGCAGCGGCCAGACGCCCAGCACATCGTCGATATGCCACCTGTTCTGCGCCAGCGTAAACATATAGACGAAGAGGGCGCCCGCAACTCCGCCCGTGATCAGTGCGCCCAGCGGGTGCATCAGGTCCGAACCGGCGCATACCGCCACCAGCCCGGCCAGCGGGCCGTTGTAGGCAAAGCCGGGATCATTGCGCCCGGCGGCCCACGCCGCCAGCGTGCCACCGGCCATCGCCATCAGCGAATTGATCGCAACCAGGCCGCTGATCTTGTCGACGGTCTGCGCGCTCATCACGTTGAAGCCGAACCAGCCCACTGCCAGGATCCACGCACCCAGCGCCAGGAACGGGATATTGGAAGGCGGATGGGCGCTGATGCGCCCGTCCTTCTGGTAGCGCCCGCGCCGCGCGCCGAGCAGCAGCACCGCCGGCAGCGCGATCCAGCCGCCCAGCGCATGCACGACCACCGAGCCGGCAAAGTCATGGAACGGCGCGCCGGCAACCTGTGTGATCCAG
This genomic window from Cupriavidus oxalaticus contains:
- a CDS encoding Bcr/CflA family multidrug efflux MFS transporter, translated to MSRSPSAASTARFPAWLLICGSLMAIAPLSIDMYLPSFPALAGDLGVDIGQVQLTLGTFLVGLAVGQAFYGPFSDRFGRKPPLYLGLGLYVVAAIGCALARNAETLMLWRFLQALGGCAGMVMARAVIRDRLEAHESARAFSSLMLVMGLAPILAPVIGGAILTAAGWRTIFWVLAAAGLAILLLVHWRMEESLDRRQAAPLRLGTVARSYGELLRDREFVGYSMSAGFGSAGMFAYISGSPFVLIELHGIAPSHYGFVFGANALGLIVMSQLNSRLVHGRTLDQVLGRALLAPCAAGAVLAVAALAGLATLPVLLAAFFVFIGALGCVTPNASALALAHQGHRAGTASALMGTLQFSLGTLGGAAVSVWRDGTALPLAVVMALCGAGAVLMRYYGSSGAGRAAA
- a CDS encoding mechanosensitive ion channel family protein, with amino-acid sequence MDATTFDNLKTLVVAYATQFGVKILAALAFWVIGRWLIHFVVRMVQNALGKQKVDPTLLRYVGSIVTVTLNVVLVIGILGYFGIQTTTFAALIAAAGVAIGMAWSGLMSNFAAGAFLVVLRPFKVGDFVTIGGVTGTVREIGLFATSLDTPDNVQTVIGNNKIFSDTIQNFTANPYRRVELKAQLAGSTDVADAAALLKSRIAQIPNVLPEPAVDVEILEFTLVGPVLAVRPHCHNDHYWQVYFDTNRIIRECFGQAGYAAPMPAHMVVVQQAAALQQAA
- a CDS encoding ammonium transporter yields the protein MDNWKTGTDAMFILLGAIMVLAMHAGFAFLELGTVRKKNQVNALVKILVDFAVSTIAYFFIGYTIAYGVQFMSGAETLAQKSGYDLVKFFFLATFAAAIPAIISGGIAERSRFNPQLVATFVLVGFVYPFFEGIAWNQRYGVQDWITQVAGAPFHDFAGSVVVHALGGWIALPAVLLLGARRGRYQKDGRISAHPPSNIPFLALGAWILAVGWFGFNVMSAQTVDKISGLVAINSLMAMAGGTLAAWAAGRNDPGFAYNGPLAGLVAVCAGSDLMHPLGALITGGVAGALFVYMFTLAQNRWHIDDVLGVWPLHGLCGAWGGIAAGIFGARALGGLGGVSLGAQLIGTVLGIVVALAGGTLVYGALKKLVGIRLDAEGEFNGADLTLHRISATPERETNW